One stretch of Deltaproteobacteria bacterium DNA includes these proteins:
- a CDS encoding c-type cytochrome, whose translation MLSKSAARAFFLVGTAVCSLAFVGLTVDTFGRIPAQTHSDAITPEVARGKVLWEAHNCMGCHTIFGEGAYYAPELTKVYERRGPDFIRAMLRDPEAMYPGQRRMQNYHFDDGEIEDLLAFLTWSGRVDLNGFPPKPTLMPIAVPESGKDGAVATSVDRPQIFNQLCVACHVLGGQGGTVGPALDGIGARRDAAYLHDWLTDPRAVKADARMPKLPLTPGQVDELVAFLSHLKTGGTP comes from the coding sequence ATGCTTTCGAAATCCGCTGCTCGCGCGTTCTTTCTGGTGGGCACCGCCGTGTGCTCGCTCGCCTTCGTCGGCCTCACGGTCGATACGTTCGGCCGGATCCCCGCGCAGACGCACTCCGACGCGATCACCCCCGAGGTCGCGCGCGGCAAGGTGCTCTGGGAGGCCCACAACTGCATGGGGTGCCACACCATCTTCGGCGAGGGAGCCTACTACGCGCCGGAGCTCACCAAGGTCTACGAACGGCGCGGCCCCGACTTCATCCGCGCCATGCTGCGCGATCCGGAGGCGATGTATCCGGGGCAGCGCCGCATGCAGAACTACCATTTCGACGACGGCGAGATCGAAGACCTGCTCGCCTTCCTCACGTGGAGCGGCCGGGTCGACCTGAACGGCTTCCCGCCGAAACCGACGTTGATGCCGATCGCGGTGCCCGAGTCCGGGAAGGACGGCGCGGTCGCGACCAGCGTCGATCGGCCGCAGATCTTCAACCAGCTCTGCGTCGCCTGCCATGTGCTCGGCGGGCAGGGCGGCACGGTCGGGCCGGCGCTCGACGGCATCGGCGCGCGGCGCGACGCCGCGTATCTCCACGACTGGCTGACCGACCCGCGCGCCGTGAAGGCGGACGCCCGCATGCCGAAGCTGCCGCTCACGCCGGGGCAGGTCGACGAGCTCGTCGCATTCCTTTCGCACCTCAAGACTGGAGGGACGCCGTGA
- a CDS encoding cbb3-type cytochrome c oxidase subunit I, which translates to MKYASQKVAYWFFATCMLLLGLQIVYGFIMAFAHAGFDVLHAVIPFHVARATHNNLLVVWLLCGFMGAAYFIIPEEADRELMWPTLAYVQLGALVAVGVTAIAGFHVGWFEGRKFLEIPRPLDYLVVVDVLLFIANIGATVWYGRRFTTTSLVLFFGLLSAALLYLPGLIDTTNQTEDSYWRWWVVHLWVEGVWELILGGILSYLLLKLTGVDREIVEKWLYVIVGFAFLTGILGTGHHYYFIGTPRYWLWIGGVFGALEPLAFLGMAIYAVAMARRGGRRHPNSVAMLWTVGCAIMSFVGAGFLGFAHTLPQVNMYTHGTLITAMHGHLAFWGAYAMIVLGIISYAMPLMTGRKCYQAPSAMIAFGASNVGMVAMTLAFAVAGVTQVYLERRIGMDFVTVQQEIEVHFYGLILAAALFTGGIAMFIWNFVSYGLPVDTLVGAELEIEEEVHVRVVTS; encoded by the coding sequence GTGAAGTACGCCTCGCAGAAGGTCGCCTACTGGTTCTTCGCCACCTGCATGCTGCTGCTCGGTCTGCAGATCGTCTACGGGTTCATCATGGCGTTCGCGCACGCCGGCTTCGACGTGCTGCACGCGGTCATCCCGTTCCACGTCGCGCGTGCGACCCACAACAACCTCCTGGTCGTCTGGCTCCTCTGCGGCTTCATGGGCGCGGCGTACTTCATCATCCCGGAGGAGGCGGACCGCGAGCTCATGTGGCCGACGCTCGCCTACGTGCAGCTCGGGGCGCTCGTCGCGGTCGGCGTGACTGCGATCGCGGGCTTCCACGTCGGCTGGTTCGAGGGCCGGAAGTTCCTCGAGATCCCGCGCCCGCTCGACTATCTGGTCGTCGTCGACGTGCTGCTCTTCATCGCCAACATCGGCGCGACGGTCTGGTACGGCCGGCGCTTCACGACGACCTCGCTCGTGCTGTTCTTCGGGCTGCTGTCGGCGGCGCTGCTCTACCTGCCTGGCCTGATCGACACGACCAACCAGACCGAGGACTCCTACTGGCGCTGGTGGGTCGTGCACCTCTGGGTGGAAGGCGTCTGGGAGCTGATCCTCGGCGGCATCCTGTCGTACCTGCTGCTGAAGCTGACGGGCGTCGACCGCGAGATCGTCGAGAAGTGGCTCTACGTGATCGTCGGGTTCGCGTTCCTCACGGGGATCCTCGGCACCGGCCACCACTACTACTTCATCGGCACGCCGCGGTATTGGCTGTGGATCGGCGGCGTCTTCGGCGCGCTCGAGCCGCTCGCGTTCCTCGGTATGGCGATCTACGCCGTCGCGATGGCGCGCCGGGGCGGGCGGCGCCATCCGAACTCGGTGGCGATGCTGTGGACCGTCGGCTGCGCGATCATGTCCTTCGTCGGTGCCGGCTTCCTCGGCTTCGCGCACACGCTGCCGCAGGTGAACATGTACACGCACGGCACGCTGATTACCGCGATGCACGGGCACCTCGCGTTCTGGGGCGCCTACGCGATGATCGTGCTCGGCATCATCAGCTATGCGATGCCCCTCATGACGGGCCGCAAGTGCTACCAGGCGCCGAGCGCGATGATCGCCTTCGGGGCGAGCAACGTCGGAATGGTCGCCATGACGCTCGCGTTCGCGGTCGCCGGCGTCACGCAGGTCTACCTGGAGCGTCGGATCGGAATGGACTTCGTGACCGTGCAGCAGGAGATCGAGGTCCACTTCTACGGGCTGATCCTCGCGGCCGCCCTCTTCACGGGCGGGATCGCGATGTTCATCTGGAACTTCGTGTCGTACGGATTGCCCGTCGACACGCTCGTCGGCGCCGAGCTGGAGATCGAGGAGGAGGTGCACGTGCGGGTGGTGACGTCGTGA
- a CDS encoding CbbQ/NirQ/NorQ/GpvN family protein codes for MPKPAPGAPTGARPPYYRPIAGEAQVFHYAYESRLPLLLKGPTGCGKSRFVEAMAAGVGRPLVTVACNDETTATDLLGRWLVRGGDTVWQDGPVTRAVRTGAILYLDEIAEAREDVIVVLHSLSDHRRALYVDRIDATLEAPPEFMMVVSYNPGYRRALKELKPSTRQRFVSLAFGYPAPEIEAEIVCAESGVEIATARRLVALAGRIRALDELGLAETASTRLLVGAGTLIRRGLAPRLACNVAVVQPLTDDPATATALQDLADLTF; via the coding sequence ATGCCGAAGCCGGCGCCGGGCGCGCCGACGGGCGCGCGGCCGCCCTACTACCGGCCGATCGCCGGCGAGGCGCAGGTCTTCCACTACGCCTACGAGAGCCGTCTGCCGTTGCTGCTCAAGGGGCCGACGGGCTGCGGGAAGTCGCGCTTCGTGGAGGCCATGGCCGCGGGCGTCGGTCGTCCGCTCGTCACGGTCGCGTGCAACGACGAGACGACCGCGACCGACCTCCTCGGCCGCTGGCTCGTCCGCGGCGGCGATACGGTCTGGCAGGACGGGCCGGTGACGCGCGCCGTCCGCACCGGCGCGATCCTCTATCTCGACGAGATCGCCGAGGCGCGCGAGGACGTGATCGTCGTCCTGCACTCGCTGTCCGACCACCGCCGCGCGCTCTACGTGGACCGCATCGACGCGACCCTCGAGGCGCCGCCCGAGTTCATGATGGTCGTGAGCTACAACCCGGGGTACCGCCGCGCGCTGAAGGAGCTGAAGCCGTCGACGCGGCAGCGCTTCGTCTCGCTCGCCTTCGGCTATCCCGCGCCCGAGATCGAGGCGGAGATCGTTTGCGCCGAGTCGGGCGTCGAGATCGCGACGGCCCGGCGGCTCGTGGCGCTCGCCGGCAGGATCCGCGCGCTCGACGAGCTCGGGCTCGCGGAGACGGCGTCCACCAGGCTCCTCGTCGGCGCGGGGACGCTCATCCGCCGCGGGCTCGCGCCGCGGCTCGCGTGCAACGTCGCCGTCGTGCAGCCGCTCACCGACGATCCGGCGACCGCGACCGCGCTCCAGGACCTCGCGGACCTCACCTTCTGA
- a CDS encoding VWA domain-containing protein yields MGLEERIFGRVHRALRNATRRSRRPPPHAATFAPLGPRLRLLACALAGTDVDVGAAEDDVAPRERRITVPAAIGIAATVADNVRLYQLRVAHAATALRLGLRLPAGTDAAAADLQALLAVPAIRAAAARALPGLPDLAAALAPAILASRPAVARLAPADAALETLAQLLLGRAASELGARVPAQTLAWAEGAAAADPATPDARAAAARALAELGLGGGRLAPVVTWGGLPSRADDAVAPAARRPGDLPSASGTERERPRPPATTRTIDLGDDAAAENPAVHSFEKVHTAEEYRGGRRRADAEDELADHAGALDELDLREVVRGGERTRSLYRSDLAFESGAGDLEGAPPAVGALAYDEWDARHRRYRRGWCSLRATRLEERRPAADAARWWRATTTRHRAQVRALRAAFARIEASRRWKGRQPDGPDIDIDALVRRHADLASGHAPPDRLYCARRRHDHDVAILILLDASLSTDAWVEGRRVLDVARDAVLVVGEALATTSVTVAVAAFVSHTRHDCRFATIKGFAEPWTEGARRLASVEPAGYTRIGPALRHATRVLAETPARRRLVLLVSDGKPTDYDRYEGRYGVADVRQAVREAERRAVRVFALAVDAAARAHLPALFGKGNYAVLARPEALTGALARAVAEAVR; encoded by the coding sequence ATGGGGCTCGAGGAACGCATCTTCGGCCGCGTGCACCGGGCGCTCCGGAACGCGACCCGGCGGTCCCGGCGCCCGCCGCCGCACGCGGCGACCTTCGCGCCGCTCGGGCCGCGCCTCAGGCTCCTCGCCTGCGCCCTCGCGGGGACCGACGTCGACGTCGGCGCGGCCGAGGACGACGTCGCGCCGCGCGAGCGCCGCATCACGGTGCCCGCGGCGATCGGGATCGCGGCGACCGTCGCCGACAACGTGCGACTCTACCAACTGCGGGTCGCGCACGCGGCGACCGCGCTCCGCCTCGGCCTGCGGCTGCCCGCGGGGACGGACGCCGCGGCCGCCGATCTGCAGGCGCTCCTCGCCGTGCCCGCGATCCGCGCCGCCGCGGCGCGGGCGCTCCCCGGCCTGCCGGACCTCGCGGCGGCGCTCGCGCCCGCGATCCTGGCGTCGCGTCCCGCCGTGGCGAGGCTCGCCCCGGCGGACGCGGCGCTCGAGACCCTGGCCCAGCTCCTGCTCGGTCGCGCGGCGTCCGAGCTCGGCGCGCGCGTCCCGGCGCAGACGCTCGCGTGGGCCGAGGGCGCCGCGGCGGCGGATCCCGCGACGCCGGACGCGCGCGCGGCGGCGGCGCGAGCGCTCGCGGAGCTCGGGCTCGGCGGCGGCCGGCTCGCGCCCGTCGTCACGTGGGGCGGGTTGCCGTCCCGCGCCGACGACGCGGTGGCGCCCGCGGCGCGCCGGCCGGGCGACCTTCCGTCCGCTTCGGGGACCGAGCGCGAGCGGCCGCGGCCGCCGGCGACGACGCGCACGATCGATCTCGGCGACGACGCGGCGGCGGAGAACCCCGCCGTCCACTCCTTCGAGAAGGTCCACACCGCCGAGGAGTATCGCGGCGGCCGGCGGCGCGCGGATGCCGAGGACGAGCTCGCCGATCACGCCGGGGCGCTCGACGAGCTCGATCTCCGCGAGGTGGTGCGTGGGGGCGAGCGTACCCGGTCGCTCTATCGGTCCGACCTCGCGTTCGAGAGCGGGGCGGGCGACCTCGAGGGCGCGCCGCCGGCCGTCGGCGCGCTCGCGTACGACGAATGGGACGCGCGCCACCGCCGCTATCGCCGGGGGTGGTGCAGCCTGCGCGCGACGCGGCTCGAGGAACGCCGGCCGGCGGCGGACGCCGCGCGCTGGTGGCGCGCCACCACGACCCGGCATCGCGCCCAGGTGCGCGCGCTCCGCGCCGCGTTCGCCCGCATCGAGGCGTCGCGGCGCTGGAAGGGCCGCCAACCCGACGGTCCCGACATCGACATCGACGCTCTGGTGCGGCGCCACGCCGACCTGGCGAGCGGCCACGCGCCGCCCGACCGCCTGTACTGCGCCCGCCGCCGCCACGATCACGACGTCGCGATTCTGATCCTGCTCGACGCGAGCCTCTCGACCGACGCCTGGGTCGAGGGGCGGCGCGTGCTCGACGTGGCGCGCGACGCGGTGCTCGTCGTCGGCGAGGCGCTCGCGACGACCTCGGTCACGGTCGCCGTGGCGGCGTTCGTGAGCCACACGCGCCACGACTGCCGGTTCGCGACTATCAAGGGCTTCGCCGAGCCGTGGACCGAGGGCGCCCGCCGGCTCGCGTCGGTCGAGCCGGCCGGCTACACGCGCATCGGCCCGGCGCTCCGGCACGCCACCCGCGTGCTCGCAGAGACGCCGGCCCGGCGGCGCCTGGTCCTGCTGGTCAGCGACGGCAAGCCGACGGACTACGATCGGTACGAAGGTCGCTACGGGGTCGCCGACGTGCGGCAAGCGGTACGGGAGGCGGAGCGGCGCGCGGTGCGCGTGTTCGCGCTCGCGGTCGACGCGGCCGCGCGCGCGCACCTGCCCGCGCTGTTCGGGAAGGGCAACTACGCGGTCCTGGCCCGTCCGGAGGCGCTCACCGGCGCCCTCGCGCGGGCCGTGGCGGAAGCGGTGCGATGA
- the nirK gene encoding nitrite reductase, copper-containing has product MKTILRSLALALWAFAATAAADTELPVEKAIVTSPPNVPPPITRTTPARVVVEIEVIEKPALITDGVEYTFWTFGGTVPGGFIRVRVGDTVELHLANHPDNKLPHNIDLHAVSGPGGGAASTFTAPGHKSRFTFKALNPGLYVYHCATAPVGMHVANGMYGLIYVQSEKPLPPVDHEFYVVQGDFYTDEPFGVKGHQAFSMQRAIDEHPSYVVFNGSALSMVGDNALQAKVGDRVRLFVGNGGPNLVSSFHVIGEIFDTVYVEGGQKSQTDVQTTLVPAGGSAIVEFELDTNGTYLLVDHSLLRAFNKGALAMLKAEGQQVTSIYSGKELDEVYLGDESVASALRQKHPLPLAAKTPPSEAAAADGRDIFAKSCAMCHQAEGQGLEAVFPPLAKSDYMMARATAADRSELVDIILNGKTGKITVNGTDYNGVMTPVAGLSDADIAAVLTFVTSNWGNSGAPPFTTEEVAKARAKVTGKAAAAIP; this is encoded by the coding sequence ATGAAAACCATCCTGCGCAGTCTGGCACTCGCACTCTGGGCCTTCGCGGCGACGGCGGCCGCGGATACCGAGCTCCCCGTCGAGAAGGCGATCGTGACCTCGCCGCCGAACGTGCCGCCGCCGATCACGCGGACGACGCCCGCCAGGGTCGTCGTCGAGATCGAGGTCATCGAGAAGCCCGCGCTGATCACCGACGGCGTGGAGTACACGTTCTGGACCTTCGGCGGGACGGTGCCGGGCGGCTTCATCCGCGTCCGCGTCGGCGACACCGTCGAGCTCCACCTCGCGAACCATCCCGACAACAAGCTGCCGCACAACATCGACCTGCACGCGGTCAGCGGTCCCGGCGGCGGCGCGGCGAGCACCTTCACCGCGCCGGGCCACAAGTCGCGCTTCACGTTCAAGGCGCTGAATCCGGGGCTCTACGTCTACCACTGCGCGACCGCGCCGGTCGGCATGCACGTCGCGAACGGCATGTACGGCTTGATCTACGTGCAGTCGGAGAAGCCGCTTCCGCCGGTCGACCACGAGTTCTACGTCGTGCAGGGCGATTTCTACACGGACGAGCCCTTCGGCGTGAAAGGCCACCAGGCGTTCTCGATGCAGCGCGCGATCGACGAGCACCCGAGCTACGTCGTCTTCAACGGCTCCGCCCTCTCGATGGTGGGCGACAATGCGCTCCAGGCCAAGGTCGGCGACCGCGTCCGGCTCTTCGTCGGCAACGGCGGGCCGAACCTCGTGTCGTCGTTCCACGTGATCGGCGAGATCTTCGACACCGTCTACGTCGAGGGCGGCCAGAAGTCGCAGACCGACGTGCAGACGACGCTCGTTCCCGCCGGCGGATCGGCGATCGTGGAGTTCGAGCTCGACACCAACGGCACCTACCTCCTGGTCGACCACAGCCTGCTCCGCGCCTTCAACAAGGGCGCTCTCGCGATGTTGAAGGCCGAAGGCCAGCAGGTGACGTCGATCTACTCCGGCAAGGAGCTCGACGAGGTCTACCTCGGCGACGAGTCGGTCGCGTCGGCGCTCCGGCAGAAGCACCCGCTGCCGCTCGCGGCGAAGACGCCGCCGTCCGAGGCGGCGGCCGCCGACGGCCGGGACATCTTCGCGAAGAGCTGCGCCATGTGCCACCAGGCCGAGGGCCAGGGGCTCGAGGCCGTGTTCCCGCCCCTCGCGAAGTCGGACTACATGATGGCGCGGGCCACCGCCGCCGACCGGAGCGAGCTCGTCGACATCATCCTGAACGGCAAGACCGGGAAGATCACGGTGAACGGCACGGACTACAACGGCGTGATGACGCCGGTCGCCGGGCTCTCGGACGCCGACATCGCGGCGGTCCTGACCTTCGTCACCAGCAACTGGGGGAACAGCGGCGCCCCGCCGTTCACGACCGAGGAGGTCGCGAAGGCGCGCGCGAAGGTCACCGGAAAGGCGGCGGCGGCGATTCCGTGA
- a CDS encoding formylglycine-generating enzyme family protein codes for MTFAPPWAPALLLLVAATGAVLAGGAEVARIPAGDFAPLFGLDKGQATFRVGEYWLDRRPVTRARYAAFVAARPEWRRGAVPALYADPQYLQNWDGDRPRAGQEAYPVTHVSWFAAEAYCRARDGRLPTTLEWEYVAAASQTEPNAAKDRAFAERILGWYARPSRGDLGLAPVGDAPNFFGIENLHGLVWEWTSDFNASFITADNRADGDTSRNFFCGNGVTGAARREDYAAFMRYAMRSSLGATFALGNVGFRCAYDRAPAAHEGRS; via the coding sequence GTGACCTTCGCTCCGCCATGGGCGCCGGCGCTGCTCCTCCTCGTGGCGGCGACCGGCGCCGTGCTCGCCGGCGGCGCCGAAGTCGCCCGCATTCCCGCGGGCGACTTCGCGCCGCTCTTCGGGCTCGACAAGGGGCAGGCGACCTTTCGGGTCGGCGAGTACTGGCTCGACCGGCGGCCGGTGACGCGGGCGCGCTATGCCGCCTTCGTGGCGGCGCGTCCCGAGTGGCGCCGCGGCGCCGTCCCCGCGCTCTACGCCGACCCGCAGTACCTGCAGAACTGGGACGGCGACCGGCCGCGCGCCGGACAGGAGGCGTATCCGGTGACCCACGTGTCGTGGTTCGCGGCCGAGGCCTACTGCCGCGCGCGGGACGGACGGCTGCCGACGACCCTCGAATGGGAGTACGTCGCCGCGGCGAGCCAGACGGAGCCGAACGCGGCCAAGGACCGCGCGTTCGCCGAGCGCATCCTCGGGTGGTACGCGCGGCCGAGCCGCGGCGACCTCGGCCTGGCGCCCGTCGGCGACGCGCCGAACTTCTTCGGCATCGAGAACCTGCACGGCCTGGTCTGGGAGTGGACGAGCGACTTCAACGCCTCGTTCATCACCGCCGACAACCGCGCCGACGGCGACACATCGCGGAACTTCTTCTGCGGCAACGGCGTGACCGGCGCGGCGCGGCGCGAGGACTACGCCGCCTTCATGCGCTACGCGATGCGGAGCAGCCTCGGCGCCACCTTCGCGCTCGGGAACGTCGGCTTCCGCTGCGCGTACGATCGCGCGCCGGCCGCACACGAAGGGAGGAGCTGA
- a CDS encoding SCO family protein, with translation MERSRRTGWGALAALVLAAGTAAASGSLYQAPLTWRSDAGETVRLDRWKGKPVVLTMVFTSCQATCPRTMAKLTEIQEKFDREKIPADFVIVSFDPTRDTPERLASYRRQTNHTRPNWTFLVGSEEDTRMLSMLLGIKYSRNPISGDIMHDNKIVMLNGAGEVTKELLGLDASIEDFR, from the coding sequence ATGGAACGCTCGCGGCGTACGGGATGGGGCGCGCTCGCCGCGCTCGTGCTCGCGGCAGGCACGGCCGCCGCGTCGGGCAGCCTCTACCAGGCGCCGCTCACCTGGCGGAGCGACGCCGGCGAGACCGTGCGGCTCGACCGCTGGAAAGGCAAGCCCGTCGTCCTCACGATGGTCTTCACCTCCTGCCAGGCGACGTGCCCGCGCACCATGGCGAAGCTCACCGAGATCCAGGAGAAGTTCGACCGCGAGAAGATCCCGGCGGACTTCGTCATCGTCTCGTTCGATCCGACACGCGATACGCCCGAACGGCTCGCGTCGTATCGCCGCCAGACCAACCACACCAGACCGAACTGGACGTTCCTCGTCGGCTCGGAGGAAGATACTCGCATGCTCTCCATGCTGCTCGGCATCAAGTATTCCCGGAACCCGATCTCGGGCGACATCATGCACGACAACAAGATCGTGATGCTGAACGGCGCGGGCGAGGTCACCAAGGAGCTCCTCGGCCTCGACGCGTCGATCGAGGACTTCCGGTGA
- a CDS encoding cation transporter — translation MTAPSSTADPEARVRLRAGVVSLVVGSALLATKYTAYLLTGSAAVLSDALESIVNVVASVFALGSLVFAGRPADREHPYGHGKMEYVSAAFEGGLIAFAAIAIVWYALEDLLRGPRVAAVEVGAVLTFAAGVANAGLGWYLVSTGRRVRSLVLIADGQHVLSDFWTSLGVVAGLVLVRVTGVTWLDPAVALVLGANLARTGFGLVRHAAGGLLDEEDTGLLERLVAAFDAERADGIIRVHRLRAIRAGRFVHVDAHLIVPEHWTVEQAHEASDAFERRVIDAGAIEGEIVFHTDPCRRRLCSACDLADCPIRRTPFVERPALTVEEACLTDEAFWGPRGFPLRAPGAG, via the coding sequence ATGACGGCCCCATCGTCGACCGCCGATCCCGAGGCGCGCGTGCGGCTCCGCGCCGGCGTCGTGTCGCTGGTGGTGGGCTCGGCGCTGCTCGCGACCAAGTACACGGCCTATCTCCTCACGGGCTCGGCGGCCGTTCTGTCCGACGCGCTCGAGTCGATCGTGAACGTCGTCGCGTCGGTGTTTGCGCTCGGGAGCCTCGTGTTCGCGGGGCGGCCGGCCGACCGCGAGCATCCCTACGGACACGGCAAGATGGAGTACGTCAGCGCCGCCTTCGAAGGCGGGCTGATCGCCTTCGCCGCGATCGCCATCGTCTGGTACGCGCTGGAGGATCTCCTGCGGGGGCCGCGCGTCGCCGCCGTCGAGGTCGGCGCGGTGCTCACCTTCGCGGCCGGCGTCGCCAACGCGGGGCTCGGTTGGTATCTCGTGTCGACGGGCCGACGGGTGCGGTCCCTCGTGCTGATCGCCGACGGCCAGCACGTGCTCTCGGACTTCTGGACGAGTCTCGGCGTGGTCGCCGGGCTCGTGCTCGTCCGCGTGACCGGCGTCACCTGGCTCGATCCCGCCGTCGCGCTCGTGCTCGGCGCCAATCTCGCCCGCACCGGTTTCGGCCTCGTCCGGCACGCTGCCGGCGGCCTGCTCGACGAGGAGGACACGGGGCTTCTCGAGCGACTCGTCGCGGCGTTCGACGCCGAGCGCGCCGACGGCATCATCCGCGTGCACCGGCTGCGCGCCATCCGGGCCGGGCGCTTCGTCCACGTCGACGCGCACCTGATCGTTCCGGAGCACTGGACCGTGGAGCAGGCGCACGAAGCGAGCGATGCCTTCGAGCGGCGGGTGATCGACGCGGGAGCCATCGAAGGCGAGATCGTCTTCCACACCGACCCGTGCCGGCGGCGTTTGTGCTCCGCCTGCGATCTCGCCGATTGTCCGATCCGCCGGACGCCCTTCGTCGAACGACCGGCCCTGACCGTCGAGGAGGCGTGTCTCACCGACGAGGCATTCTGGGGGCCGCGCGGGTTCCCGCTGCGGGCGCCGGGTGCGGGCTGA
- a CDS encoding TIGR04053 family radical SAM/SPASM domain-containing protein → MFDDAPFIVFWETTQACDLVCKHCRADARPARDAEELTFAEGVRLLDEVRAMGCPLVVLTGGDPAKRPDLVDLVRHGSTIGLRVALTPSATSLVTKDLLARLADAGLARLAVSLDGARAATHDGFRGVTGSFARTLDILRDAHAVGLTTQVNTSVTDLNVGELEEIADRIAELSINLWGVFFLVPTGRGEALAVLEPDAAEAVLERLVAIARTAPFDVKTTAAPHFRRVLLQHQVKRREILGIDDGIGRAPRGVNDGQGIVFVSHRGEIYPSGFLPFRCGSVRTESLADVYRRHPTFVALRDPDALGGKCGICEFRRVCGGSRARAYAMTGDMFADEPACAYEPRRTQVA, encoded by the coding sequence GTGTTCGACGACGCGCCGTTTATCGTATTCTGGGAAACCACGCAGGCATGCGATCTCGTCTGTAAGCACTGCCGCGCCGACGCCCGGCCCGCGCGCGACGCCGAGGAGCTGACCTTCGCCGAAGGCGTCCGGCTCCTCGACGAGGTGCGCGCGATGGGGTGCCCGCTTGTGGTGCTGACCGGCGGCGATCCCGCGAAGCGGCCCGACCTCGTCGACCTCGTGCGGCACGGCTCGACGATCGGCCTCCGGGTGGCGCTCACGCCGAGCGCGACGTCGCTCGTCACGAAGGATCTGCTCGCCCGCCTCGCGGACGCTGGGCTCGCCCGGCTCGCGGTGAGCCTCGACGGCGCGCGCGCCGCGACCCACGACGGCTTCCGGGGCGTCACGGGGAGCTTCGCGCGCACGCTCGACATCCTGCGCGACGCGCACGCGGTCGGCCTGACGACGCAGGTGAACACGAGCGTCACCGACCTGAACGTCGGCGAGCTCGAGGAGATCGCCGATCGGATCGCGGAGCTCAGCATCAACCTCTGGGGTGTGTTCTTCCTTGTGCCGACCGGACGCGGCGAGGCGCTCGCCGTCCTCGAGCCCGACGCCGCCGAGGCGGTGCTCGAGCGGCTGGTGGCGATCGCGCGCACGGCGCCCTTCGACGTGAAGACCACCGCCGCGCCGCACTTCCGGCGCGTGCTGCTCCAGCACCAGGTGAAGCGGCGCGAGATCCTCGGGATCGACGACGGCATCGGACGCGCGCCACGCGGCGTGAACGACGGCCAGGGGATCGTCTTCGTCTCGCATCGCGGCGAGATCTATCCGAGCGGCTTCCTGCCGTTCCGGTGCGGCTCCGTGCGTACGGAGTCGCTCGCCGACGTCTATCGTCGCCACCCGACGTTCGTGGCGCTCCGCGATCCCGACGCGCTCGGCGGAAAGTGCGGGATCTGCGAGTTCCGGCGTGTGTGCGGCGGCTCGCGCGCCCGCGCCTACGCGATGACCGGCGACATGTTCGCGGACGAGCCGGCGTGCGCGTACGAGCCGCGCCGCACGCAGGTCGCATGA